The Tachypleus tridentatus isolate NWPU-2018 chromosome 5, ASM421037v1, whole genome shotgun sequence genome includes a window with the following:
- the LOC143250624 gene encoding PI-PLC X domain-containing protein 3-like — MEKLTLSWLWHQQYQVLVFYMHDVANYHPFLWKKEFILSSFPKAVKGSDLMQFLVEQHKQENPLRKFVVSQGVLTPTATFILRHPCSNFRDHLVDSAHEVLQEWLKGKKDLNIVISDFVDIKDCWFPRTVVGMNYNRPLGNDEVNGKSNIIKE, encoded by the coding sequence atggaaaaattaaCTTTATCATGGCTGTGGCATCAACAGTACCAAGTCTTGGTATTTTATATGCATGATGTTGCTAATTACCACCCATTCCTCTGGAAGAAAGAGTTCATCCTCAGTTCTTTTCCTAAGGCAGTAAAAGGTAGCGATCTAATGCAGTTTCTGGTGGAGCAACACAAACAGGAGAATCCTCTTAGAAAGTTTGTTGTCAGTCAAGGAGTCCTTACACCAACAGCCACTTTCATCTTAAGGCATCCTTGCTCCAATTTTCGTGATCATTTGGTAGATTCTGCTCATGAAGTTCTTCAAGAATGGTTGAAAGGAAAGAAAGACttgaatattgttatttctgATTTTGTGGACATAAAAGATTGCTGGTTTCCTCGCACGGTTGTTGGAATGAATTACAATAGACCTTTGGGTAATGATGAAGTAAATGGAAAGAGTAACATAATCAAAGAGTAA
- the LOC143250623 gene encoding PI-PLC X domain-containing protein 2-like: MASHENFEGVFLHSDVEIEHINYKNENHALILKQWMQDLPEKIHNLPLNCIAIPGSHESGTYSVSAMDDYAPDGLFLSKSRAVQLLGSTAKKVICGWMKTQDLTCKEQLEIGIRYFDFKVATKPGSSDLYIVHGLYGDSMTSVLDSIKEFLDLHPKEVVLLHFQQLFAMTNDDHHRLL, translated from the exons ATGGCGTCGCATGAGAATTTCGAGGGTGTGTTTCTTCATTCGGACGTTGAAATCGAACATATCaactataaaaatgaaaatcatgCTCTGATTTTGAAACAGTGGATGCAGGACTTGCCGGAGAAAATTCATAATTTACCATTGAATTGTATTGCTATTCCAG GTTCTCATGAATCTGGCACCTATTCAGTAAGTGCAATGGATGATTATGCTCCTGATGGACTTTTCTTGTCCAAGTCTCGTGCAGTCCAACTGCTTGGCTCAACAGCTAAAAAGGTAATCTGTGGTTGGATGAAGACCCAAGATCTGACCTGTAAAGAACAGTTAGAAATAGGGATTCGATATTTTGATTTCAAAGTTGCAACCAAACCTGGAAGTTCTGATCTCTACATTGTTCATGGATTGTATGGTGATTCCATGACCAGTGTGTTAGACAGCATCAAAGAATTCCTTGATTTGCATCCTAAAGAAGTAGTGCTGCTTCACTTTCAGCAGCTTTTTGCAATGACCAATGATGACCATCATAGGCTTTTGTGA